Genomic window (Chryseobacterium sp. H1D6B):
AAAGCAATTTTTTCAAGTTCTTTCATTAAAAAAGAAGCAAGACCTTTTCTTTTGTGGTTGTTTTCTGTCGAAATTCTATCATAAACAGCTAAATCATCCACAAGAACTACACGTCCTATGGAAGCCGGCTCCCCATTTTTAGTAACAATTCTAACCACAAACGTTGAATTATACTGTTCAAATTCTAATCTATAATCATCATGCAGCTTATTATTTGGAATATTCATCGGCTGCAAACACGACATCATATATCCCTGAGGCTGTATTACCCATTTTTTCGGCAGATGGTCTTTTAACTCCTCAGGGGAAGCACATACTTTTAAATAGATCCAGGGTCCATCGACTAATTCTGCCAATTGAATAAAATCATCACTGACAGCAGTAAATACATATCGAATCTTTTGTTTTTCATAGCCGACATTAACCTTAAAACCAGATTTATATTGAATAGGCAGCGGAAGTTCTCTTGACAAAGACCAGCCAGTCAGCCATTTTCTAATTAAATCCAAAGAAACTTCTTTTTTCACCTGACGCAGTATTATTATTTATATTTTATAACAAATATAGAGGATATATACTTTGAATATTAAAATAAATCACGACCTTTAACTTTGGCCAAATCTCTTGGATCCATCAACAAATACAAACGATTTGAGCTCTTTATTTGTTGCAAATCCATAAGTCATTTGGACTACTATTTTTAAACTTAAATTGTTGAATCAGTAAAATATTATATGAATAAAAAACATATTGTAGTCATCGGTCTTGGAGGCGTTGGAGGTTATTTTGGTTTTAAAATTAATCAGACTAATGAAAGTTTACAGCAGCACATCCTGTCATTTGTTGCAAGAGCTGAAACTTATAAAAAAGTGAAAGAAGAAGGATTAACGTTGATCTCTCCTGAACACATCAACAAACAGACGCGGCCTGATGCTGTTTATGAGCACATAAGCGACATCGTAAATCCCGACTTGGTAATGATCTGTGTAAAAGAATATGATCTGGAAAGAGTCTGCACCCAATTAAAAGAAGTAATTACCCCAGAAACGATTATCCTTCCTATGATGAATGGAGTAGATATTTATGACCGGGTGCGAAAAATAATCCCTGAGAATGTTGTTCTGCCTTCATGTATCTATGTGGCTTCTCATATTAAAGAAAAAGGAATTGTAGAACATAAAGGAAAAGCTGGGAAACTGATTATCGGAAGAGACCCGGAACATTTTTACGCATCTGTAGACTGGGTAATCAATGTAATGAAAGAAAGCGGAATTGATTTTGATTTTAAAGACAATTCGCTGATAGATATCTGGACGAAATTTATTTTTGTGGCAAGCTTTGGCTTGGTAACCGCTAAGTATAATTCCTCTATAGGCACAGTGTGTAAAGATCCTTTACAGAAATCTGAGGCAGCTGAAATAATGAAAGAAATACAGTTAATTGCTACTAAAAAAGAAATTCATTTAGGAGAAGACATCATTAATAAAACCTTTGAAAAAGCTTCTACATTTCCACCGGAAACGCCTACTTCTTTACAGCTAGATCTAAATTCAGGAAAAGATAACAGTGAATTGGAATTGTTTGCCGGAGCTATTTTAAAATATGGAATGGAACTAGGTATAGAAGTACCTGCTGCTCAAAAAATATATGAAGAATTAAAAACTAAAGTACAATAATAAAAAATGAGTCTTCTCAATATTGGGAAGACTCATTTTTTAACTTTTTATTTTTTATCCTAAAAACTCTTCTAGAGAAACAGTTTTCTGCTCTCCAGCTTCAAGATTCTTAAAGGTTACGGTTTTGTTCTTAATTTCTTCCTCGCCTAAAAATACAAGATTATTGATCCCCTTTTTCTCAGCATAAGTGAACTGTTTATTGATTTTTGCACTTTCGGGGTATAATTCTGCTGAGATTCCTTTTTCTCTTAACTGCATCATCAGCTTTAAAGATTCCAAAACTTCATCGCCTCCGAAATTAGCAAACAGATATTCCACTTTAGATGAAGCTTCTTCTGGGAAAAGTCCTAATTCCTCCATCACAAGATAGATTCTGTCTAAACCGAAGGAAACTCCAATTCCAGGAATATTTTTCACTCCAAAAACTTCTGTAAGATTATCATATCTTCCGCCGCCGCCGATAGATCCCATCTGCGCTTCATCTGCTTTGACTTCAAAAATAGCTCCTGTATAATAATCTAATCCTCTCGCTAATGTAATATCAAAAACAAGGTTCTGCATATCAACACCAAGATTTAAAGACTGGGTAAGAACAAATTCTAATTCCTCTACTCCCTTGAGTCCTATTTCGTTTCCTGCAAATTTTTCTTTAAGCTGTAATAGATTTTCTAAGGCATCATTGGACTGGCTGAACAAGAAATCTAGTTTATCGATAGAATCCTGAGTAATTTCTCTTTCTAATAATTCTTTTACTACGCCCTCCTTCCCTATTTTGTCAAGTTTATCTAAAGCTACTGTAAAATCAATTAATTTATCAGTTATTCCTGCATATTCTGCCAATCCCGAAAGAATCTTTCGGTTGTTCATGTGGATTGTAACAGAAACTTTTAATTCTGCAAAAGATTTTAAGTACAGCTGAATCAATTCCACTTCCTGCAGAAGGCTTTCACTTCCTACAACATCGGCATCGCACTGATAAAATTCTCTGAATCTTCCTTTTTGAGGACGGTCTGCTCTCCAAACCGGCTGAATTTGATAGCGTTTGTAAGGAAAAGTCAGTTTTCCATGATTCATAGCCACGAATCTTGCGAAAGGAACAGTAAGATCGTAGCGAAGTGCTTTATCTGAAATCTGGGAAGTTAGTTTCTGATGGCTTTTATTATCCCAATCTTCCTGATTGACTTTAGAAGTATAATCCCCTGAATTTAAAATTTTAAAGATCAAGCGGTCTCCTTCTTCTCCGTATTTCCCCGTTAAGGTAGAAAGATTTTCAAAACTTGGTGTTTCTAAAGGCTGGAAACCAAATAATTCAAAATTATTCTGTAGAATATTGATGATGTATTTTCTTCTTGATACTTCCTGCGATGTGAAATCTCTCGTTCCTTTTGCTAAACTTGGCTTCATTTTCTGTATGTCATTTTGATATACACAAAAGTAAGGAATTGAAAGGACTTTTTAGGAGACAAAAAAAGCCGAAGAAATAAATTTCTCCGGCTCTGGTATATAATTTCTCTCTATGACTTGTGTCTTAGTCTATTCAATTGAAAACCAATACTAATGTAATAATTTCTATTCAAAGAATCAAGTATTTTCTAATATTTCTAATATCTCCTCGCCGTAGTTTTCAATCTTATGCTTGCCAAAGCCTTTTATATCTAACAATTCTTCTTTTCTGCCGGGCTTATATTTAGCTACAGAACTAAGTTCTTTATTGGATGCAATGAAATAGGCGGGCAGGTTTTGTTGTTTTGCTTTTTCTGCCCTCCATAATTTCAGAGCTTCTAAGATTTTCTCTTCATCGTTGCTCAGCTGATCATTTTCAACAGAATATTTTACAATTTTTGGATCTTTTACGGTATTTGCTGCTGTTACAGTTTTTGGAGTTTTTAGAGTATCAGCAACTATTGCAGTATCTTCAATTATTTTCATTTCATCAAAATACAAAATAACAGACCAGCAGTTTTCATCGTTTACAAAAGCTGTTTCCACTTTTATAATTTCATGAACCTTTAGAAAATCATCCAGCATTTTCTGATCTTTATGGAGAAATTCTTTAGGTAGTCTTATTTTAAAAATTTTTACTTTCATCATTTGTATTTTTATTTATTTTCCGCCCAACAATAGGATTTCATCTACTCTTATCTCTGTGATGTATCTTTTCACACCGTCTTTATCATCATATGATCTGTAGGTAAGTTTTCCTTCAACAGCTATTTCTTTTCCTTTTGGAACATATTTTTGAAAAATTTCGGCGGTTTTTCCAAAAGCTACTAAATTGTGCCATTGGGTTTCTTCTACTTTCTCACCTTTAGCATTGGTGTAATGATCGCTGGTTGCCAAAGACACTCCGGCCTTTATATTTCCATTTTCGAAGTTTACCATTTCTACTTCTTTTCCTGTGTACCCAATTAAGGTAACTTTGTTTCTTAGTGACATAACTTTGTATTTTTTTAAGGTTAGAATGTAGATAAGAGACGTTCACTTATTTCTCAAATCTCTGTTGCAAAGATTCAGGAATTGCAAAAGCCGAGTCGGTATTAAACTATTTAAATTCGTTTGTAGTCGTTTGCAGTCGGATAATCTGCATTTTATAAATAAACAAGAATTATTACTTAAAAAACAAAATGAAAACTATTAAAAATCGTTTTACAGTCGTTTTCAAACACATATTTCGCTACCTTTGGGTAAATAATACATGATGAGCAGAAACATCAATATTTTTGAATTCCCTTTAAATTTAGGTCTTATTAAAAAAGAGCATGAAACGGAGCCAGGGGTCAAAAAACTTCCTGACTGGCTCAGAAAATTCGGTTTCCATGAAAGAATAAATGCTCAAAATATCTACAGGCTGGAAGCTCCAGAATATTCGATGGATTTTGATGAAGAAACAGGAACTAAAAATCCTGATAAAATTATTGGCTATGCTGGTAAACAATCAGAACTCATTTTAAAAAATTATACTGAAAATTCATTTGCTATTATTCTTGGCGGTGACTGCAGTATTTTAATAGGAACTGCAGTTACACTTAAAAAACTCGGAAATTTTGGTTTGTTTTATCTGGATGGACACACTGATTTTATCCTACCCATGCTGTCGGAAAGTAAAGGTATCGCAGGAATGGATCTGGCTGTTGTTTCCGGAACGGGACATGAAAAACTGACCAATATAGAAGGTTTAAAACCTTATTTCTTAGAAGAAAACATATACTGCGCCGGGAATGCAGAAACTGATGACAAAGAATATGTAGATCAGATTATCAATTCCAAAATTCATTATTTTGATCTGGAAAATCTCACAAAGAACGGATTCGGAAAAACGGCAGGAGATTTCTTACAAATGGTCAATGAGAAAAAATTAGACGGTTTCTTTATTCACCTGGATGTCGATGTGCTGAAAGACGAAATCATGCCTGCGGTAGACTGCAGAATGGAAGACGGAATAGATTATGATAATCTTAAAGAAATTTTAAAACCTCTGGTTCAAAATAAAAAATGTTTCGGAATAGAAATCACCATTTTAGATCCAGATTACGACAAAGACGGTTTTTACACCAAGACCTTTATAGAAAATTTAATTGACATTTTTAAAAGTATAGATTCGTGAAAAGAACGATAAAAAGAACATTCAGAGTATCAAAATATGTAATTTATAAGGAAACTCTTGTAGACTACAAGGAACACTTCTGGTCTTTTCTAGGTGCATTTTTTGGAATCGGAATTATTGCATTCGTACAGTCTCATCAGTTGCTGGAAGCCGAAAACATTTTTCTTATCGGTTCTTTTGGAGCCTCAAGTGTTTTAATTTATGGAGCGATTCAAAGCCCTCTTGCCCAGCCTAGAAATCTGATCGGCGGTCATGTGCTTTCTGCCATTGTAGGTGTTACGATCTATAAAATTGTTCCCGATATCATCTGGCTTTCTGCTCCATTGGCAGTAGCATTTTCGATCATATTGATGCAGTATACGAAAACACTTCATCCTCCGGGCGGTGCTACAGCGCTAATAGCAGTTTCTTCGACTGGGAAAATTCCTGAGTTAGGATATTGGTATGTTCTCTCACCTGTTTTA
Coding sequences:
- a CDS encoding GNAT family N-acetyltransferase, which translates into the protein MKKEVSLDLIRKWLTGWSLSRELPLPIQYKSGFKVNVGYEKQKIRYVFTAVSDDFIQLAELVDGPWIYLKVCASPEELKDHLPKKWVIQPQGYMMSCLQPMNIPNNKLHDDYRLEFEQYNSTFVVRIVTKNGEPASIGRVVLVDDLAVYDRISTENNHKRKGLASFLMKELEKIALSKGISKNFLVATQEGKSLYESLGWEFHNFYTSIVIPSEISNF
- a CDS encoding 2-dehydropantoate 2-reductase gives rise to the protein MNKKHIVVIGLGGVGGYFGFKINQTNESLQQHILSFVARAETYKKVKEEGLTLISPEHINKQTRPDAVYEHISDIVNPDLVMICVKEYDLERVCTQLKEVITPETIILPMMNGVDIYDRVRKIIPENVVLPSCIYVASHIKEKGIVEHKGKAGKLIIGRDPEHFYASVDWVINVMKESGIDFDFKDNSLIDIWTKFIFVASFGLVTAKYNSSIGTVCKDPLQKSEAAEIMKEIQLIATKKEIHLGEDIINKTFEKASTFPPETPTSLQLDLNSGKDNSELELFAGAILKYGMELGIEVPAAQKIYEELKTKVQ
- the hisS gene encoding histidine--tRNA ligase; the protein is MKPSLAKGTRDFTSQEVSRRKYIINILQNNFELFGFQPLETPSFENLSTLTGKYGEEGDRLIFKILNSGDYTSKVNQEDWDNKSHQKLTSQISDKALRYDLTVPFARFVAMNHGKLTFPYKRYQIQPVWRADRPQKGRFREFYQCDADVVGSESLLQEVELIQLYLKSFAELKVSVTIHMNNRKILSGLAEYAGITDKLIDFTVALDKLDKIGKEGVVKELLEREITQDSIDKLDFLFSQSNDALENLLQLKEKFAGNEIGLKGVEELEFVLTQSLNLGVDMQNLVFDITLARGLDYYTGAIFEVKADEAQMGSIGGGGRYDNLTEVFGVKNIPGIGVSFGLDRIYLVMEELGLFPEEASSKVEYLFANFGGDEVLESLKLMMQLREKGISAELYPESAKINKQFTYAEKKGINNLVFLGEEEIKNKTVTFKNLEAGEQKTVSLEEFLG
- a CDS encoding HRDC domain-containing protein → MMKVKIFKIRLPKEFLHKDQKMLDDFLKVHEIIKVETAFVNDENCWSVILYFDEMKIIEDTAIVADTLKTPKTVTAANTVKDPKIVKYSVENDQLSNDEEKILEALKLWRAEKAKQQNLPAYFIASNKELSSVAKYKPGRKEELLDIKGFGKHKIENYGEEILEILENT
- the ssb gene encoding single-stranded DNA-binding protein; the encoded protein is MSLRNKVTLIGYTGKEVEMVNFENGNIKAGVSLATSDHYTNAKGEKVEETQWHNLVAFGKTAEIFQKYVPKGKEIAVEGKLTYRSYDDKDGVKRYITEIRVDEILLLGGK
- a CDS encoding arginase family protein, which gives rise to MSRNINIFEFPLNLGLIKKEHETEPGVKKLPDWLRKFGFHERINAQNIYRLEAPEYSMDFDEETGTKNPDKIIGYAGKQSELILKNYTENSFAIILGGDCSILIGTAVTLKKLGNFGLFYLDGHTDFILPMLSESKGIAGMDLAVVSGTGHEKLTNIEGLKPYFLEENIYCAGNAETDDKEYVDQIINSKIHYFDLENLTKNGFGKTAGDFLQMVNEKKLDGFFIHLDVDVLKDEIMPAVDCRMEDGIDYDNLKEILKPLVQNKKCFGIEITILDPDYDKDGFYTKTFIENLIDIFKSIDS
- a CDS encoding HPP family protein, producing the protein MKRTIKRTFRVSKYVIYKETLVDYKEHFWSFLGAFFGIGIIAFVQSHQLLEAENIFLIGSFGASSVLIYGAIQSPLAQPRNLIGGHVLSAIVGVTIYKIVPDIIWLSAPLAVAFSIILMQYTKTLHPPGGATALIAVSSTGKIPELGYWYVLSPVLSGCIILLLVALFFNNITPNRSYPTHNRFIKLLKKKHNHKMKK